The following are encoded in a window of Qipengyuania soli genomic DNA:
- the cysN gene encoding sulfate adenylyltransferase subunit CysN produces MPTDTSYRTDALIAEDIDAYLAQHQNKSMLRFITCGSVDDGKSTLIGRLLYDSKMIFEDQLAALESDSKRVGTQGQEIDFALLVDGLAAEREQGITIDVAYRFFATEKRKFIVADCPGHEQYTRNMVTGASTADLAVILIDARKGVLTQTRRHSFLCHKLGIRNLVLAVNKMDLVGYDQAQFDAIVADYAHFAESIGIEGFTAIPISGFKGDNITLLSADTPWYSGPTLVDHLETVEISAAGDADGPFRMPVQWVNRPNLDFRGFSGLIAAGSLKPGDSLRSLPSGKTSKVKSIVTMDGDLDHAIAGQSVTVCLEDEIDCSRGDVLATADAPPEVADQFESTIVWMDDEPMVVGRAYWLKLGSQTVSVTVAEPKYEIDVNSMEHLAAKTLHLNQIGVAEITTDRRVVFEPYAENRALGGFILVDKITNHTVGAGMIHFSLRRSQNVHWQATDITRAHHAALKNQTPRVLWFTGLSGSGKSTIANQVEKKLALMNRHTFLLDGDNVRHGLNKDLGFTESDRIENIRRIGEVAKLMTDAGLIVLTAFISPFRADRQLVRDMMDDGEFIEIHVDTPLEVAEARDVKGLYKKAREGKLKNFTGIDSPYEAPEDPEIRVNTVEMTPEEAADFIISKILPLK; encoded by the coding sequence ATGCCCACCGACACCAGCTATCGCACCGATGCCCTGATCGCCGAGGACATCGACGCCTATCTCGCGCAGCATCAGAACAAGTCGATGCTGCGCTTCATCACCTGCGGCAGTGTCGACGACGGCAAGTCCACCCTGATCGGGCGGCTGCTCTACGATTCCAAGATGATCTTCGAGGACCAGCTTGCCGCGCTCGAGAGCGACAGCAAGCGCGTCGGCACCCAGGGGCAGGAAATCGATTTCGCGCTGCTGGTCGACGGCCTCGCGGCTGAACGCGAACAGGGCATCACCATCGACGTCGCCTATCGCTTTTTCGCGACCGAGAAGCGCAAGTTCATCGTCGCCGACTGCCCGGGGCACGAACAGTACACCCGCAACATGGTGACCGGCGCATCGACCGCCGACCTGGCCGTGATCCTGATCGATGCGCGCAAAGGTGTGCTGACGCAGACCCGCCGTCACAGTTTCCTGTGTCACAAGCTCGGCATCAGGAACCTCGTCCTCGCCGTAAACAAGATGGACCTGGTAGGTTACGACCAGGCGCAGTTTGACGCGATCGTCGCCGACTACGCCCATTTTGCCGAGAGCATCGGCATCGAGGGTTTCACAGCGATCCCGATCTCGGGTTTCAAGGGCGACAATATCACCCTCCTGTCGGCGGACACGCCATGGTATTCCGGGCCGACACTGGTCGACCATCTGGAGACAGTCGAAATCAGTGCGGCGGGCGATGCCGACGGGCCGTTTCGCATGCCGGTCCAGTGGGTCAATCGCCCAAACCTCGACTTCCGTGGCTTCAGCGGACTGATCGCAGCCGGATCGCTAAAGCCCGGCGACAGCTTGCGCTCGCTCCCCTCCGGCAAGACGAGCAAGGTGAAGTCGATCGTGACGATGGATGGCGATCTGGACCATGCCATCGCAGGTCAGTCTGTGACCGTGTGCCTCGAAGACGAGATCGATTGTTCGCGCGGTGACGTCCTCGCTACTGCCGATGCCCCGCCCGAAGTTGCCGACCAATTCGAAAGCACCATCGTCTGGATGGACGACGAACCGATGGTCGTCGGTCGCGCCTACTGGCTCAAGCTCGGTTCGCAAACGGTCAGCGTGACCGTGGCCGAACCGAAATACGAGATCGACGTCAATTCGATGGAACATCTTGCGGCCAAGACGCTCCACCTCAACCAGATCGGGGTCGCCGAAATCACGACCGACCGGCGCGTGGTCTTCGAGCCCTATGCGGAGAACCGCGCGCTCGGCGGTTTCATCTTGGTCGACAAGATCACCAACCACACCGTCGGCGCGGGCATGATCCACTTCAGCCTGCGTCGCAGCCAGAACGTCCACTGGCAGGCGACGGACATTACCCGCGCGCACCATGCGGCGCTCAAGAACCAGACCCCGCGTGTGCTCTGGTTCACCGGCCTGTCGGGCTCGGGCAAGTCGACCATCGCCAACCAGGTCGAAAAGAAGCTGGCACTGATGAACCGCCACACCTTCCTGCTCGACGGCGACAACGTCCGGCACGGGCTGAACAAAGACCTGGGCTTTACCGAAAGCGACCGGATCGAGAATATCCGTCGCATCGGCGAGGTTGCCAAGTTGATGACCGATGCAGGCCTCATCGTGTTGACCGCCTTCATCAGCCCCTTCCGTGCCGACCGCCAGTTGGTGCGCGACATGATGGACGACGGCGAGTTCATAGAAATTCACGTCGACACGCCGCTGGAGGTTGCAGAGGCTCGCGACGTGAAGGGCCTCTACAAGAAAGCCCGCGAAGGGAAGCTCAAGAACTTCACCGGCATCGACAGTCCCTACGAAGCGCCGGAGGACCCGGAAATTCGC
- the cysD gene encoding sulfate adenylyltransferase subunit CysD, producing MSDMPNLTHLQRLEAEAIHIMREVVAETERPVMLYSIGKDSAVMLHLARKAFYPSPPPFPLLHVDTTWKFKDMYALREKAAREAGMELLVYQNPEAKERGINPFDHGPLHTDMWKTEGLKQALDKYGFDAAFGGARRDEEKSRAKERIFSFRTASHGWDPKNQRPELWNLYNARKKKGESIRVFPISNWTELDIWQYIMAENIEIVPLYFSAKRPTYEHEGGLFMADDIERLETVLGRVPEIVERSIRFRTLGCFPLTGAVESEAATLGEVVQEMLLTTTSERQGRVIDKDAGDASMEKKKQEGYF from the coding sequence ATGAGCGACATGCCGAACCTGACCCATCTCCAGCGCCTCGAGGCCGAAGCCATCCACATCATGCGCGAAGTGGTTGCCGAGACCGAGAGGCCGGTCATGCTCTATTCGATCGGCAAGGACAGCGCAGTCATGCTGCACTTGGCTCGCAAGGCCTTCTACCCTTCGCCTCCGCCCTTCCCACTGCTCCATGTCGACACGACATGGAAGTTCAAGGACATGTATGCCCTGCGCGAAAAAGCCGCGCGCGAGGCTGGGATGGAATTGCTGGTCTACCAGAACCCGGAAGCCAAGGAGCGCGGGATAAACCCCTTCGACCATGGCCCGCTCCACACCGACATGTGGAAGACCGAAGGACTGAAACAGGCGCTCGACAAGTACGGCTTCGACGCTGCCTTCGGTGGCGCACGCCGGGACGAGGAGAAGAGCCGGGCCAAGGAGCGCATCTTCTCATTCCGCACCGCCAGCCACGGCTGGGATCCCAAGAACCAGCGCCCCGAACTGTGGAACCTCTACAACGCCCGCAAGAAGAAGGGCGAGAGCATCCGCGTCTTCCCGATCTCCAACTGGACCGAGCTCGACATCTGGCAATACATCATGGCCGAGAACATCGAGATCGTACCGCTCTACTTCAGCGCCAAGCGGCCCACTTACGAGCACGAGGGCGGCCTGTTCATGGCCGACGATATCGAACGGTTGGAGACAGTGCTCGGTCGCGTTCCGGAGATAGTCGAGCGCTCGATTCGCTTCCGCACGCTCGGATGCTTCCCGCTGACAGGGGCGGTCGAGAGCGAGGCGGCGACACTCGGCGAAGTTGTTCAGGAGATGCTCCTGACGACCACCAGCGAGCGCCAGGGCCGCGTCATCGACAAGGACGCAGGTGATGCTTCGATGGAGAAGAAGAAGCAGGAGGGCTATTTCTGA